The Desulfarculaceae bacterium DNA window GGCGGCGGCCCGGGCCAGAAGGGCCGGGTCGGGCCGCTCCGCGTCTATCTTATATACGGTGGCCATTACCGGGCGGCTCATTCCTGGGGAAGGTCTGCGGTGCAGTGGCCGCACTTGACCGCCTTGATGGGGATGGCCATCAGGCAGAAGGGGCAGTCCTTCTCCGTGGGCTCGGCCGGGGGGGCCTCCTCCTCGCGTTGCAGGCGGTTCATGCCCTTGACCAGCCAGAACACGGCCCAGGCCACGATGACGAAACTGATCACCGTGTTGATGAAGGCGCCGTAGGCCAGGGTGACCGCGCCCGCCTTGGCCGCCTCGGCCAGGGTGGCGTAGGGGCCGGGGGTGGTCCCTTCCCGGAGCACCGCGAACAGGCCCGAGAAATCCACGTTGCCCACCAAAAGGCCGATGGGCGGCATGATCACCTGATCCACCAGGGACTTGACGATGGCCCCGAAGGCCGCGCCCATGATGAGGCCCACCGCCATGTCCACCACGTTGCCCCGCATGGCAAACTTCTTGAATTCCTTGAACATGAGCACCTCCCTCCCCGCATAGGGGCATGTGCTTTCATTCTAGAATAACCCGGCCGCCTTGCGCGGCGCAAAAAAAGCCCCCCGCCGGGGCGGGGGGCGCTGGCCCGGCTCGGGGGCCGGGGCTATGGCTTTTCGGCTAGTACCTCGGGCTGCGCTCCTTGGCCTGGTCCACCCGCAAGGCGCGGCCGCCCAAGTCGGTCCCGTTGAGCGCCTCGATGGCGCTCTGCCCGGCTTGGTCTTCCATTTCCACGAAACCGAAACCACGCGAGCGGCCGGTGGCGCGGTCGGTAACCACCTTGGACGAAATCACCTCGCCGTGGGCCCCGAATACTTCCGCGAGCTCCTCGGAGGTGGTGGTGAAGGGAAGGTTACCGACAAAGATCTTGATGGCCATTGCTAACTAACTCCTTCTAGGGGCTCCCCGCGCCGCCGGCATTCTCCTCCGGCGGCATTCCTAGGTTTTGGAAAAGCCCAAAAACCTATCTGAAATAAAAATTCTCCGCTATCTCGGTATGTTTGTCAACCGACCATAATGAAACCCCCCCGACGATTCCCCGCCGCCCCCGCCCCGCGCTTTGCTATAATCATCCTTGGCAAGTCCTGTGTTTTGACCAGGCCGGCGGCCCCACCGGCCCTTTGCTTCGGAGTGAGTCATGAACCACACCGTGGCCCTGGTCGGAGGCGCATACCTTCTTGTCAGCTGCCTTTTGGCTGGTTGGGTGGCCCGGGAAAAGGGCGACTTCTTCAGCCGGGGCTTCACCATTGGCCTCATGGCCGGAATTTTCGCCCCCATATTTTTCGCCAAGGCATCCCCCAGCCACGCCCGAGCGGGCGATGACGCGGACCGCCGCCTTTGGCACGTGCACGGCGTCTTCGCCACCATCACCCACGTCCTGGTGATCTTCATCGTCTGGGTGGTGTGGTGGTATATGCAGGCGGGGGACATAGAGTAGTCCGGCCGGCTTCGCCAGGCGGTGTGCCGCCGCGGGCAAAGCGGGTCGAATAGGCTGCCCCCTTGGCCAGCCACCGTCGCTCCCGGCCAACCATCTGGCTGCCCAAGCCTTGGGCCGGCTATGCCGCGTTGCGGGCGGCGCTCGCCTCCTGTGCGTATTGCCATATACGCCTGCGGGCCTCGCTTGCCCGCGCCTTGCCTAGCCACGCCTGGCTGTGCCGGGCGGCGTGCCGCCGCGGGCAAAGCGGGTCGGCTAAGCTGAAGCACTGGCCAGCCACCGTTGCTCCCGGTGGAA harbors:
- the mscL gene encoding large-conductance mechanosensitive channel protein MscL, yielding MFKEFKKFAMRGNVVDMAVGLIMGAAFGAIVKSLVDQVIMPPIGLLVGNVDFSGLFAVLREGTTPGPYATLAEAAKAGAVTLAYGAFINTVISFVIVAWAVFWLVKGMNRLQREEEAPPAEPTEKDCPFCLMAIPIKAVKCGHCTADLPQE
- a CDS encoding RNA-binding protein produces the protein MAIKIFVGNLPFTTTSEELAEVFGAHGEVISSKVVTDRATGRSRGFGFVEMEDQAGQSAIEALNGTDLGGRALRVDQAKERSPRY